The proteins below come from a single Chryseobacterium capnotolerans genomic window:
- a CDS encoding outer membrane beta-barrel family protein: MNKTLLFLCLPIMMLAQKQKIAGTVMNTENEKLPAVHVVLYNSKNELIKELKTDSNGGFILEGISEQNVKLMVKNDGYSLFEKNLDLETPEPLHIILKRESKEIEGVVMTQRKPSVKRKVDRLEFNVENSNISSLNAWEILKNTPNVTVNNSVLTVKGSTGILVTINDKKIMLTGDELKNLLENTQGDEVKSIEVITNPPAKYEASGSAVLNIVMKKNNIEGYRGILSSKYVQTQYAKAVFGLSQYYKKDKLSIMASYYKGMGTYLREGSDYVYYPESQTRWISTMNRKDKNTNQNTLNLNVEYELDSLTSLSLNYSGYFSPKSYGIYDVPTLIYNNQDVIESRYRTLNDHESSSNNNSISFQIDRKLNKKSSLSWINYFTGNNTDKYQNVTTHLNFAGQAPREDHFLTQNKADVQLYSTQLDYQWKGEKLEWESGTKYSFVKTNSKLDFSDNENGLMEFRPEKSSDFDYKEYNFALYSSLSYNIGKWNFKGGLRAEMTDLEGIVSEPYNRNKNNYWNFFPTFYAQYTTENKHEFGFSYGKRISRPSYSWLNPAKSYYNLFSYFQGDPQLKATIIHNLNLTYSWKNWNLDFYYRKELYPSMEISYQVPETNNVVYHFTNIEKGQAFGLSLYKNFQIKPWWSAVLSENLEHNENYFKGVDGIVHQNKVWNWVSNISTSFTLDKNRDWKMEIGHRYFSPGIQGPFRISSSWSAYFVMNRKFFNKKLEASLVVSDIFKTTREKVSTRYANQDNYFLDYSDTQGFTLSLKYNFGNQSVKNAKTIKKTSEQDRL, translated from the coding sequence ATGAACAAAACTCTTCTTTTTCTGTGTCTTCCCATAATGATGCTGGCTCAAAAACAAAAAATTGCAGGAACGGTGATGAATACCGAAAATGAAAAACTCCCAGCAGTGCACGTAGTTCTTTATAATTCCAAAAATGAATTAATCAAAGAGCTGAAAACAGATAGTAATGGTGGTTTTATTCTGGAAGGAATCAGTGAACAAAATGTAAAGTTGATGGTGAAAAATGATGGGTATTCTTTATTTGAAAAGAATCTGGACCTGGAAACCCCTGAACCTTTACACATTATTTTAAAAAGAGAGTCTAAAGAGATAGAGGGTGTTGTGATGACCCAGCGAAAACCATCAGTGAAAAGAAAAGTGGACCGCCTGGAGTTTAATGTAGAAAACAGCAATATATCATCACTTAATGCATGGGAGATTTTAAAGAATACCCCAAATGTTACTGTCAATAATAGTGTGCTGACTGTAAAAGGAAGCACAGGAATTCTGGTCACGATCAATGATAAAAAAATAATGCTGACTGGTGATGAACTGAAAAACCTTTTGGAAAACACACAAGGGGATGAAGTGAAATCTATAGAAGTGATTACTAATCCGCCTGCGAAATATGAAGCCTCAGGAAGTGCAGTACTGAACATTGTGATGAAAAAAAACAACATTGAGGGCTATCGTGGAATTTTGTCTTCAAAATATGTTCAGACCCAATATGCAAAAGCAGTTTTTGGACTGTCGCAATATTATAAGAAGGATAAGTTATCCATCATGGCAAGTTACTATAAAGGAATGGGAACTTATTTGCGCGAAGGATCTGACTATGTCTATTATCCCGAAAGCCAAACCCGGTGGATCAGCACGATGAATAGGAAGGATAAAAACACTAACCAGAATACCCTGAATCTTAATGTAGAATATGAGTTGGACAGTTTGACCAGCTTAAGCCTCAACTATTCAGGGTATTTTTCTCCAAAATCCTATGGAATCTATGATGTGCCTACATTGATCTACAACAATCAGGATGTGATAGAATCTCGTTACAGAACATTGAATGATCATGAATCAAGTTCCAATAATAATTCAATTAGTTTTCAGATAGACCGAAAGCTGAATAAAAAAAGCAGTCTTTCCTGGATCAATTATTTTACGGGAAATAATACTGATAAATACCAAAATGTCACCACTCATCTGAACTTTGCAGGGCAGGCCCCAAGAGAAGACCATTTTCTGACCCAGAATAAAGCTGATGTTCAGCTATATTCTACACAATTGGATTATCAATGGAAGGGAGAAAAGCTGGAGTGGGAATCCGGTACAAAATATAGTTTTGTAAAAACGAACAGTAAACTTGATTTCTCTGATAATGAAAATGGATTGATGGAATTCAGACCTGAAAAAAGCAGTGATTTTGATTATAAAGAATATAATTTTGCATTATACTCTTCACTATCTTATAACATTGGGAAATGGAACTTTAAAGGAGGACTTCGTGCAGAAATGACAGACCTTGAGGGGATTGTTTCAGAGCCCTATAACCGAAATAAAAATAATTATTGGAATTTTTTTCCAACCTTTTATGCTCAGTATACCACAGAGAATAAACATGAATTTGGGTTTTCTTATGGAAAAAGAATCAGCAGGCCCTCTTATTCATGGTTGAATCCTGCAAAATCTTATTACAACCTGTTTTCCTATTTTCAGGGAGATCCTCAATTGAAAGCCACCATTATTCATAATCTAAATCTTACCTATTCCTGGAAGAATTGGAATCTGGATTTTTATTACCGCAAAGAGCTGTATCCATCTATGGAAATTTCATATCAGGTTCCGGAAACGAACAATGTTGTATATCATTTTACAAATATTGAAAAAGGTCAGGCATTTGGGCTGAGTTTATATAAAAATTTTCAAATAAAGCCTTGGTGGAGCGCTGTTTTATCTGAAAACCTGGAACACAACGAAAACTATTTCAAGGGAGTCGATGGAATAGTACATCAGAATAAAGTCTGGAATTGGGTCTCTAATATTTCTACCAGCTTTACTCTGGATAAAAACAGGGATTGGAAAATGGAAATAGGACATCGGTATTTCTCTCCGGGAATACAGGGACCTTTCAGAATTTCCAGCAGTTGGTCCGCATACTTTGTGATGAACAGAAAATTTTTCAATAAAAAGTTGGAAGCGTCATTGGTTGTAAGTGATATTTTTAAAACTACACGAGAGAAAGTTTCTACCAGGTATGCTAATCAGGATAATTATTTCCTGGATTATTCAGATACTCAGGGGTTCACCTTGTCACTGAAATATAACTTTGGAAATCAATCTGTGAAGAATGCTAAAACCATCAAAAAAACCTCTGAACAGGATAGACTTTAA
- a CDS encoding sensor histidine kinase: MYKTYQVKERDIYRSVNDGLSNYSDNLEDIHEIKESKDDALQEIIIKYHNKEISKKDFLRYFLENRKIAKERLIRYIESRAEKDGYDISARIRYLSIVHLPDSAKVITEPIVIFETKDKIKKPHIASNGSWETSTTKRNDSDKGNVKRSNTFLVKTQTDFEIRNIKNVVFKELALLIICCVALLSGVLLLYIFTIKNLIKQQKQVEVLHTVVDNISHEFKTPIATLKIASKTLKKGWNPETLPLIDRQISRLESLMIQLHKDEAPEDMIAIEPEDWSFFIQDLSFTYPQIDFKLDNKVTSQLPFDKNLMETTVKNLCENSIKYGATAVTINTNSAAQHLKIEVSDNGQGMERKELKNIFEKFYRIQANNIHNSKGLGLGLYFVKEIITSYHGKVDVSSQPGVGSTFKITIPYEN, encoded by the coding sequence ATGTATAAAACCTATCAGGTCAAAGAAAGAGACATCTACAGATCTGTAAATGACGGGCTTTCCAACTACTCTGATAATCTGGAAGATATTCATGAGATCAAAGAGTCAAAGGATGATGCCCTTCAGGAAATTATAATCAAATATCATAATAAAGAGATCAGTAAAAAAGATTTTTTAAGGTATTTCTTAGAAAACAGAAAAATAGCCAAGGAGAGACTTATCCGCTATATTGAGAGCCGAGCCGAGAAAGATGGTTATGACATTTCTGCAAGAATCCGTTATCTGTCTATTGTTCACCTTCCGGACAGTGCTAAAGTGATCACTGAGCCTATTGTTATTTTTGAAACAAAAGATAAGATTAAGAAACCTCACATAGCCAGCAACGGAAGCTGGGAAACTTCCACAACCAAAAGAAATGATTCAGACAAAGGAAACGTTAAAAGAAGCAATACCTTTCTGGTTAAAACCCAAACTGATTTTGAAATCAGAAATATAAAAAATGTTGTTTTCAAAGAACTTGCGCTATTAATTATCTGCTGTGTCGCCCTTCTTTCAGGTGTTCTTCTATTATATATTTTCACGATCAAAAACCTCATCAAACAGCAAAAACAGGTAGAAGTTCTCCACACTGTTGTGGATAACATTTCGCATGAGTTTAAGACTCCAATTGCAACCTTAAAAATAGCATCTAAAACATTAAAAAAAGGTTGGAATCCTGAGACTCTTCCCTTGATTGACCGACAAATTTCAAGGCTTGAAAGTTTGATGATTCAGCTCCATAAAGATGAAGCACCGGAAGATATGATTGCTATTGAGCCCGAAGATTGGTCATTTTTCATTCAGGACCTGTCTTTTACTTATCCACAAATAGATTTTAAATTAGATAATAAAGTCACCAGCCAGCTTCCCTTTGATAAAAATCTCATGGAAACAACTGTAAAGAATCTGTGTGAAAATAGTATAAAGTATGGAGCAACAGCTGTGACCATCAATACCAACAGTGCTGCTCAGCATCTGAAAATTGAGGTTTCTGATAACGGCCAGGGTATGGAGCGTAAAGAACTGAAAAATATTTTTGAAAAATTCTACAGGATACAGGCCAATAATATTCATAACAGCAAAGGACTGGGGCTGGGGCTGTATTTTGTAAAAGAAATCATTACCTCTTATCACGGTAAAGTTGACGTATCCAGCCAACCGGGTGTTGGAAGTACTTTTAAAATAACCATCCCTTATGAAAACTAA
- a CDS encoding response regulator transcription factor encodes MKTKILLAEDDSDFGMILKQYLELEDFEISWFQNPQDIIPIITTDFPFQMGILDVMMPNIDGFSLAKMILKEKNNFPLLFLTAKNQKIDRLTGLKIGADDYIAKPCDPEELVLRIKNILKRTSPPTIGSQVKIGDYLLDTQKLLLSHPNGNVRMTVREQELLLYLLKHNHTTITRNNILDNLWETNDYFTGRSLDVFISRLRKYFSNDPKVKIQSLRGIGFEIDFPAH; translated from the coding sequence ATGAAAACTAAAATCCTGCTGGCAGAAGATGACTCTGATTTCGGAATGATTCTTAAACAATATCTTGAACTGGAAGATTTTGAGATCAGCTGGTTCCAAAACCCCCAGGATATCATACCGATTATTACCACTGATTTTCCTTTTCAGATGGGAATTCTGGATGTGATGATGCCCAATATTGACGGTTTCTCCCTTGCAAAAATGATCTTAAAGGAGAAAAATAACTTTCCCCTTTTATTTTTAACTGCAAAGAATCAGAAAATTGACCGCCTAACCGGATTAAAAATAGGTGCTGATGATTATATTGCTAAACCCTGTGATCCTGAAGAACTGGTATTAAGAATAAAGAATATTCTGAAAAGAACATCACCACCGACTATAGGATCTCAAGTGAAAATTGGAGACTACTTGCTGGATACCCAAAAACTTCTCTTATCTCATCCTAACGGCAATGTACGAATGACGGTTCGTGAACAGGAACTGCTTCTCTATCTTTTGAAGCATAACCATACTACGATCACAAGAAATAATATTCTTGATAACCTGTGGGAAACCAACGATTATTTTACAGGAAGAAGTCTTGATGTATTTATCAGCAGACTTCGTAAATATTTCAGTAATGACCCGAAAGTAAAAATCCAATCCCTCAGAGGAATTGGATTTGAGATTGATTTTCCAGCCCACTAA